The following are from one region of the Nostoc cf. commune SO-36 genome:
- a CDS encoding dihydroorotase codes for MTELLQKVRVIDPVSEIDEQFDVLIADGYIQTVAPHISDISSDTQIRDCQGLVLGPGLVDLYSHAGEPGFEERETLLSFLQAAAAGGFTRVSILPDTSPAIDNPALVTQLQQKRHEEMKEREKINLAPPASPLPLLHIWGAVTLDVAGKQMTELAHLASAGVVGFTDGKPLENLALVRGVLEYIQPLGKPVAFWPSDRHLAANGVMREGSNALRFGLPPIPASAETTAIAAMLELVAAIGTPVHIMRVSTARSVELIASAKAAGLPITASTTWMHLLLDTKAVKSYHTSLHLDPPLGNASDVTALRAGVRAGVIDAIAIDHTPYSYEEKVQAFAEAPAGAIGLELALPLLWQYLVETEEFTALELWRALSTNPAECLGQKVSAVLPHQPAELTLFDPQQTWKVERKSLHTLSQNTPWLGQQLKGRVVKTWC; via the coding sequence ATGACTGAACTGCTGCAAAAAGTACGGGTAATTGACCCAGTTTCGGAAATTGACGAACAATTTGATGTGCTAATTGCTGATGGTTATATCCAAACAGTGGCTCCGCACATTTCTGATATTAGTTCTGATACTCAAATCAGAGATTGTCAGGGATTAGTTCTTGGCCCTGGTTTAGTGGATTTGTATAGCCACGCTGGCGAACCTGGTTTTGAAGAACGAGAAACTCTCTTGTCTTTTTTACAAGCTGCTGCTGCTGGTGGCTTTACCAGAGTTAGCATTTTACCCGATACATCCCCGGCTATTGATAACCCTGCACTTGTAACACAGTTGCAGCAAAAGAGACACGAGGAGATGAAAGAGAGAGAAAAAATTAATTTAGCTCCCCCTGCCTCTCCTCTCCCCCTGCTTCATATCTGGGGTGCTGTTACCCTAGATGTAGCTGGGAAGCAAATGACAGAGTTGGCACACTTAGCGTCTGCTGGGGTTGTTGGTTTTACAGATGGCAAGCCTTTAGAAAATTTGGCGCTGGTGCGGGGAGTGTTAGAGTATATCCAACCATTAGGCAAACCAGTCGCATTTTGGCCTAGCGATCGCCACTTAGCAGCAAATGGTGTAATGAGAGAAGGGTCAAATGCTCTCCGTTTCGGTTTACCCCCAATACCCGCCAGCGCTGAAACTACTGCGATCGCAGCAATGCTAGAATTGGTTGCAGCTATAGGTACACCAGTCCATATTATGCGTGTCTCCACAGCTCGCAGCGTGGAATTAATCGCTTCAGCCAAGGCTGCTGGTTTACCCATCACCGCCAGCACCACCTGGATGCACCTTTTACTTGATACAAAAGCAGTTAAGAGTTATCACACCAGCTTGCATTTAGACCCGCCGTTAGGAAATGCTAGTGATGTAACGGCGTTACGCGCAGGGGTGCGTGCGGGTGTGATTGATGCGATCGCTATTGACCATACACCCTATAGCTACGAAGAAAAAGTCCAAGCTTTTGCCGAAGCACCAGCCGGGGCAATTGGTTTAGAGTTAGCATTACCCCTGCTATGGCAATATCTCGTTGAAACTGAAGAATTTACAGCTTTAGAATTATGGCGTGCATTGAGTACCAATCCGGCTGAATGTTTAGGGCAGAAAGTAAGTGCGGTTTTACCTCATCAACCAGCAGAACTTACTTTATTTGATCCTCAGCAAACCTGGAAAGTTGAACGAAAAAGTCTTCATACACTTTCACAAAATACACCTTGGTTAGGGCAACAGTTGAAGGGTCGTGTTGTGAAAACTTGGTGTTGA
- a CDS encoding VOC family protein, which translates to MSDLGFTHIALAVSDVDASISFYAKYAQMTVVHHRIDQATQSDVAWISDLTRPFVIVLIKVPKVEGALLPQSHLGVAYQNREEIDRLCNEARTEGILLAGPNDWGHPVGYWAYLQDPDGHTLEISYGQEITFTVEQARDAINCVSRK; encoded by the coding sequence ATGTCTGATCTTGGTTTTACTCATATTGCACTTGCAGTCAGTGATGTTGATGCAAGTATCTCATTTTATGCAAAGTATGCTCAGATGACAGTTGTGCATCATCGCATTGATCAAGCGACTCAATCAGATGTTGCTTGGATTAGTGACCTGACTAGACCTTTTGTAATTGTCCTAATTAAAGTACCTAAAGTAGAAGGCGCACTCTTACCACAATCTCATCTTGGGGTAGCTTATCAAAATCGTGAGGAAATTGATCGCCTGTGCAATGAAGCACGCACTGAGGGAATACTGTTGGCTGGGCCAAATGACTGGGGTCATCCCGTTGGTTACTGGGCTTATCTTCAAGACCCAGATGGTCATACACTAGAAATTTCCTATGGTCAGGAAATTACTTTTACAGTCGAGCAAGCTAGAGACGCGATTAATTGCGTCTCTAGGAAGTAG
- a CDS encoding serine/threonine protein kinase yields MELDVRNEYKRAIPLNHHPDFSKQGYQVVSELGRNREGGRITYLANVLNSKQQVVIKEFCFARADADLSGVKAYQREIEILQQLNHPRIPHYVDSFEISGAFYLVQEYKNAPSLSLRSSFNPEEIKQIALSILEILIYLQKQIPPIIHRDIKPENILVDEQLNAYLVDFGLARIQGAKVALSSFVAGTPGFMPPEEQFGHSLTEASDLYSLGATLICLLTNTRSVEIGKLIDDNYRFNFQQLVSQISPRFRRWLMKMVERNRKRRHANAAIALEALKPIQVVGNATRIDTLIRTIKPKKRATLLGLATVVTVAAIAGTLMSCQPSNTVRQLLEATECQSFDLNASCQEKTGD; encoded by the coding sequence ATGGAGCTTGATGTGCGTAATGAATATAAAAGGGCAATTCCCTTAAATCACCATCCAGATTTTTCTAAACAAGGCTATCAAGTTGTCAGCGAACTAGGACGCAACCGAGAAGGGGGACGCATTACTTATTTAGCTAATGTCCTCAACTCTAAGCAACAGGTGGTGATTAAAGAGTTTTGTTTTGCTCGTGCGGATGCTGATTTATCAGGTGTAAAAGCATATCAGCGCGAAATCGAAATTTTGCAGCAACTAAATCATCCTCGCATTCCTCACTATGTAGATTCTTTTGAAATATCAGGGGCTTTTTATCTGGTGCAGGAATACAAAAATGCCCCATCTTTAAGCTTGAGGAGCAGTTTTAATCCAGAAGAAATTAAGCAAATTGCTCTGTCAATTTTAGAGATTTTGATTTATCTACAAAAGCAAATTCCGCCAATTATTCATCGAGATATTAAACCAGAGAATATTTTGGTTGATGAGCAACTAAATGCTTATCTGGTTGATTTTGGTTTGGCTAGAATACAGGGTGCAAAAGTCGCTCTGAGCAGCTTTGTAGCAGGAACCCCAGGTTTTATGCCACCAGAGGAACAGTTTGGTCATTCCCTGACTGAGGCATCAGATTTGTATAGTTTAGGGGCAACGCTGATTTGCTTACTTACTAATACCCGTTCTGTTGAGATTGGGAAATTAATTGATGATAACTATCGCTTTAATTTCCAGCAATTAGTTTCTCAAATCAGTCCGCGTTTCCGGCGGTGGTTGATGAAAATGGTGGAACGCAACCGAAAACGTCGCCATGCTAATGCGGCTATTGCTTTGGAAGCACTTAAGCCAATTCAGGTTGTTGGTAATGCCACCAGGATAGATACTTTAATCAGGACAATCAAACCTAAAAAACGAGCTACCTTGTTGGGGCTAGCTACTGTTGTTACAGTAGCTGCAATTGCAGGAACTTTGATGAGTTGTCAGCCCAGTAATACGGTTAGGCAATTGCTAGAAGCTACAGAATGTCAAAGTTTTGATTTAAACGCAAGTTGCCAAGAAAAAACCGGAGATTAA
- a CDS encoding histidine phosphatase family protein, with amino-acid sequence MTRVIIVRHGQSGYNTERRIQGRTDASTLTEKGRNDASKVGKALSNILFNAIYSSPLQRAKHTADIIHSELATHPEQSAVIQVSDLLLEIDLPSWAGLITAEVKQKFAEDYRTWHQRPDELRMLINDTQGTREHFPVLAIYEQARQFWQETLSQHQGETILIVGHNGINRALISTALGIPASRYHSIQQSNCGITVLNFAGGLGEPVQLESLNQTQQTGESLPSLRPDHQGVRLLLVRHGETEWNRQTRFQGQIDVPLNDNGRQQSQKAGEFLQEVAIDFAVSSTMLRPKETAEIILKQHPNVKLELQDGLREISHGLWEGKLEIEIEQEFPGELQRWRIVPTQVQMPEGENLQQVWERSVAAWQSILQTAATNQFKTVLVVAHDATNKTLLCHILGLSLENFWSFRQGNGAVSVIDYPSGIDGLPVLQAMNITAHFGGGVLDKTAAGAL; translated from the coding sequence ATGACTCGTGTCATCATTGTACGCCACGGTCAAAGTGGTTATAACACCGAGCGGCGTATTCAGGGACGTACTGATGCGTCAACATTAACCGAAAAAGGTCGTAACGATGCCAGTAAGGTAGGCAAAGCCCTCAGCAATATTTTATTTAATGCGATTTACAGCAGCCCCCTGCAACGAGCGAAACACACAGCAGATATTATCCATAGTGAGTTAGCTACTCATCCCGAACAATCTGCTGTAATCCAAGTTTCTGATTTGCTGCTAGAAATCGACCTCCCCTCGTGGGCAGGGCTGATAACTGCCGAAGTCAAGCAGAAGTTTGCCGAAGACTACCGCACTTGGCATCAACGCCCCGACGAACTGCGGATGCTGATAAATGATACACAAGGGACAAGAGAACATTTTCCTGTTCTTGCCATATACGAACAAGCACGGCAGTTTTGGCAAGAAACTTTGTCCCAGCATCAAGGCGAAACTATTCTTATAGTGGGACATAACGGAATTAATCGCGCCCTAATCAGCACAGCACTGGGAATTCCTGCAAGTCGCTACCATTCAATCCAGCAATCTAACTGTGGCATTACCGTACTAAATTTTGCTGGAGGATTGGGCGAACCAGTCCAATTAGAATCCTTAAATCAGACGCAACAGACTGGGGAAAGTTTACCCTCATTGCGACCCGATCATCAAGGAGTACGATTGTTGCTAGTGCGTCACGGTGAAACTGAATGGAATCGCCAAACCAGGTTTCAAGGGCAAATTGATGTCCCCCTCAACGACAACGGTAGACAACAGTCGCAAAAAGCAGGCGAATTTCTCCAAGAAGTAGCGATTGATTTTGCTGTCAGTAGCACAATGCTGCGTCCTAAAGAAACAGCAGAGATTATTTTAAAACAACATCCTAATGTCAAGTTAGAACTGCAAGATGGTTTAAGAGAAATCAGTCACGGACTCTGGGAAGGGAAATTAGAAATAGAAATAGAGCAAGAGTTTCCCGGAGAATTGCAGCGCTGGCGGATAGTACCGACGCAAGTGCAAATGCCTGAAGGAGAAAATTTGCAACAAGTGTGGGAGCGTAGTGTTGCAGCTTGGCAATCAATTTTGCAAACAGCAGCAACTAATCAATTCAAAACTGTATTAGTAGTAGCTCATGATGCTACTAACAAAACATTGCTTTGTCACATACTAGGTTTATCGCTAGAAAATTTCTGGAGTTTTCGTCAGGGTAATGGCGCAGTTAGCGTTATCGATTACCCTTCGGGAATCGATGGTTTACCAGTATTGCAAGCCATGAACATTACCGCTCACTTTGGTGGAGGGGTATTAGATAAAACAGCAGCAGGAGCATTGTGA
- a CDS encoding PEP-CTERM sorting domain-containing protein (PEP-CTERM proteins occur, often in large numbers, in the proteomes of bacteria that also encode an exosortase, a predicted intramembrane cysteine proteinase. The presence of a PEP-CTERM domain at a protein's C-terminus predicts cleavage within the sorting domain, followed by covalent anchoring to some some component of the (usually Gram-negative) cell surface. Many PEP-CTERM proteins exhibit an unusual sequence composition that includes large numbers of potential glycosylation sites. Expression of one such protein has been shown restore the ability of a bacterium to form floc, a type of biofilm.), producing the protein MNQVRSPKVCVALIGLVVASVFHATPVLGAILTRQEFSGDFALIDATTPFLRSLLPDKSEYSGFVVYSEDGTLSDWEVNVNELNLNLNQGSTDVNSGPNVNFELSSGSNWNLVVDFGIVFDAPRYTLERTSGSEITLTGEVGRAGVYIYNDPTANITLSSFKKSIPEPTSLLGLLFGLGGIAVSKKAGGTKA; encoded by the coding sequence ATGAATCAAGTTCGATCTCCCAAAGTTTGCGTTGCCCTGATTGGTTTGGTAGTAGCAAGCGTATTTCATGCTACTCCCGTGCTGGGAGCTATTCTCACTAGACAAGAATTTTCGGGTGATTTTGCCTTAATCGATGCGACTACCCCATTCCTTAGGAGCTTATTGCCAGATAAGAGCGAATATTCAGGATTTGTGGTTTATTCAGAGGACGGGACTTTGAGTGATTGGGAGGTGAATGTCAACGAGCTAAACCTAAATTTGAACCAAGGCTCTACAGATGTTAACTCCGGCCCAAATGTCAATTTTGAACTTTCTTCTGGGTCAAATTGGAATTTAGTGGTTGATTTTGGCATTGTTTTTGATGCTCCTAGATATACCTTAGAAAGAACATCAGGCTCGGAAATTACCTTGACGGGTGAAGTAGGACGAGCAGGAGTATACATTTATAACGATCCCACTGCCAATATTACCCTGAGTTCTTTTAAAAAATCGATACCCGAACCCACTTCCCTGCTAGGTCTATTGTTTGGACTCGGCGGGATTGCCGTCTCTAAAAAAGCTGGTGGGACTAAAGCTTAA